A window from Fervidicoccaceae archaeon encodes these proteins:
- the amrB gene encoding AmmeMemoRadiSam system protein B, translating to MTVEPEREPVAAGTFYELRRSSLEEQIRRAFLHPIGPGNLPEKVAGTERASIGYISPHAGYLYSGPVAAHTYLSLSREKKPQTIIIIGPNHTGLGPSVSLAPWKYWRTPLGRVEVDVELRDYMIANSRVALPEFSAHLYEHSIEVQLPFIQFIYSEAPRILPIAMKEQSPRTAEALAEELLEGVKKLGRDAIFIASTDMSHYEPHDLVMKKDLETFEKIAQGDTRKFFEHIVKNDVSMCGPGGVMVLMHLSRILGGRAELLKYATSGDVTGERDAVVGYLSARFSLRK from the coding sequence TTGACAGTTGAGCCAGAGCGGGAACCCGTAGCTGCTGGAACATTCTATGAGCTGAGGAGAAGCTCGCTTGAAGAGCAGATAAGGAGGGCATTTCTTCATCCTATAGGTCCAGGCAATCTTCCAGAGAAGGTTGCTGGAACTGAGAGAGCATCAATAGGATATATTTCGCCTCATGCTGGATATCTTTATTCTGGTCCTGTGGCAGCCCACACGTACCTATCTCTTTCAAGGGAGAAGAAGCCGCAGACCATAATCATAATAGGTCCAAACCACACAGGCTTAGGTCCCAGCGTATCACTTGCTCCATGGAAGTACTGGAGGACACCTCTTGGAAGGGTTGAAGTAGATGTTGAGCTGAGGGATTACATGATAGCCAACTCCAGGGTAGCTCTGCCAGAGTTCAGCGCCCATCTCTACGAGCATAGCATTGAGGTACAGCTCCCCTTCATTCAGTTCATCTATAGTGAAGCGCCAAGGATCCTTCCTATTGCCATGAAGGAGCAGTCTCCGAGGACTGCTGAGGCCCTTGCTGAGGAGCTGCTGGAGGGAGTAAAGAAGCTTGGCAGAGACGCTATATTCATTGCTAGCACAGATATGTCGCACTACGAACCCCACGATCTTGTCATGAAAAAAGATCTGGAAACATTCGAGAAGATAGCACAAGGAGATACTAGAAAGTTCTTCGAGCATATTGTGAAGAACGATGTCTCAATGTGTGGTCCTGGTGGGGTTATGGTTCTAATGCACCTCTCAAGAATCCTCGGTGGCAGAGCGGAGCTACTCAAATATGCAACATCCGGGGATGTGACAGGAGAGAGGGATGCAGTGGTTGGGTATCTCTCTGCTCGCTTTTCCCTTAGAAAGTGA
- a CDS encoding DNA-directed RNA polymerase subunit N, with protein MIIPVRCYTCGKPIGHLWEPFKQRVENGEDPDKVLDDLGVTRYCCRRTLISHVELIDQVIKFKPMR; from the coding sequence TTGATTATTCCGGTGAGATGCTATACATGCGGAAAGCCCATAGGGCATCTTTGGGAGCCATTCAAGCAGAGGGTTGAGAATGGAGAAGACCCAGACAAGGTGCTCGATGATCTGGGAGTTACGAGGTATTGCTGCAGAAGAACCCTCATCTCACATGTTGAGTTGATAGATCAAGTGATAAAGTTCAAGCCCATGAGGTGA
- a CDS encoding 30S ribosomal protein S9 has product MKFVLSAAKRKTAVARALIKEGKGRVYINEIPLELHPIELFRNKVMEPIMLLGSELRGKVDIVVRVNGGGVMAQADAVRTAISRGLVKFFESEQLKRIFLEYDRVMLAGDPRQTEPEKYMRYSARRRWQKSYR; this is encoded by the coding sequence ATGAAGTTTGTCCTTTCAGCAGCAAAGAGAAAGACTGCGGTTGCTAGAGCTCTAATAAAGGAAGGAAAGGGAAGGGTTTACATAAACGAAATTCCTCTTGAGCTGCATCCAATAGAGCTTTTCAGAAACAAAGTTATGGAGCCAATAATGCTTCTTGGAAGTGAGCTCAGGGGAAAGGTTGATATTGTTGTTAGAGTTAATGGAGGAGGAGTAATGGCTCAGGCTGATGCTGTGAGGACTGCTATATCCCGAGGTCTTGTGAAGTTCTTTGAGAGCGAGCAGCTGAAACGAATATTTCTCGAGTATGACAGGGTAATGCTTGCTGGGGATCCGAGACAGACCGAGCCAGAAAAGTACATGAGGTACAGCGCCAGAAGAAGGTGGCAGAAGTCCTACAGGTGA
- a CDS encoding isopentenyl phosphate kinase, with protein MKVVLKLGGSLITDKAKAYTAREEIIQSLARRMKEAQDKGALILVVHGGGSFGHVAAKSEIDKHGKLHPTSVPGISSAMMNLNSIVMTHLLRAGLRAVTYPPHSMCLYSCRESRFNCSLEPLYEAADAGLLPVTFGDVVLGERGCEPKIISGDDLALMMGSRIGADRIIFATDVDGVMRNPSNPLTLIETIRAEDIPKIISEISFTSNGTVDVTSGLLGKIMKIYSYLSSLSQRPEVLIINGRIEERVLGALLGADVRGTRII; from the coding sequence ATGAAAGTTGTTCTTAAGCTTGGAGGAAGCCTGATAACTGATAAGGCCAAGGCATACACAGCAAGAGAGGAAATCATTCAATCTCTGGCGAGAAGGATGAAAGAGGCTCAAGATAAAGGTGCTTTAATTTTAGTTGTCCACGGAGGTGGATCCTTTGGGCATGTAGCTGCCAAGAGCGAGATCGATAAGCATGGGAAGCTTCACCCAACTTCCGTTCCAGGCATTTCCTCTGCCATGATGAATCTCAACAGCATTGTGATGACCCATTTGCTAAGAGCTGGGCTCAGAGCAGTCACCTATCCTCCCCACAGCATGTGCCTTTACTCCTGCAGAGAATCAAGGTTCAACTGTTCCCTCGAGCCTCTCTATGAGGCTGCTGATGCAGGATTGCTGCCAGTTACATTTGGAGATGTTGTGCTTGGAGAAAGGGGATGCGAACCCAAGATCATATCAGGCGATGATCTGGCTCTCATGATGGGAAGCAGAATCGGAGCCGATAGGATAATTTTTGCTACAGATGTGGATGGCGTTATGAGAAATCCTTCGAACCCTTTAACCTTGATTGAGACAATTAGAGCCGAGGACATACCCAAAATCATCAGTGAAATAAGCTTCACGAGTAACGGAACAGTTGATGTGACTAGCGGGCTGTTGGGGAAAATTATGAAGATCTACAGCTATCTCTCATCTCTATCTCAAAGACCAGAAGTCCTTATAATCAATGGAAGAATTGAGGAAAGAGTGCTGGGAGCACTTCTTGGAGCTGATGTGAGGGGTACAAGGATAATATGA
- a CDS encoding DNA-directed RNA polymerase subunit D, giving the protein MEIKSVSVKGETAELRVVGAPTELLSAVRRLMIEEVPTMAVDSVLVLENNSILHDEVLAHRLAMIPFHSEEAIEKYGSPEKCMECPQCEGCYTRAYLEVSNQDSEKKVVYARDIRLEDPQVYPAIPEIPIIVLGKGQKIAVELELRLGRGKEHIKWSPVSLSLLLSIPLVEYDLSYCQDSTACLKCISSFSQELAEEISRKKKGEIKIENFSNTSILRFCEEKECRGCIKVNYLDNERILRLESTGSLSPQTIIRLSLSVLREKLKQFEDILNKIESEA; this is encoded by the coding sequence ATGGAAATCAAGAGCGTTTCAGTAAAGGGAGAAACTGCTGAGCTAAGAGTGGTGGGAGCTCCGACTGAGCTGCTCTCAGCTGTGCGAAGGCTGATGATAGAGGAGGTCCCGACAATGGCTGTCGACAGCGTGCTGGTTCTGGAGAATAACTCAATTCTCCATGACGAGGTGCTTGCTCACAGATTAGCGATGATTCCATTCCACAGCGAGGAGGCAATAGAGAAGTATGGCTCACCGGAGAAATGCATGGAGTGCCCTCAGTGCGAGGGATGCTATACAAGGGCTTATCTCGAGGTCTCAAATCAGGACAGCGAAAAAAAGGTAGTTTATGCAAGGGACATAAGGCTCGAGGATCCCCAAGTCTATCCAGCCATACCTGAGATCCCCATAATAGTTCTTGGAAAAGGGCAGAAGATAGCAGTAGAGCTCGAGCTAAGGCTAGGAAGAGGGAAGGAGCACATAAAGTGGAGTCCAGTCTCGCTTTCACTCCTCCTATCTATTCCCCTGGTAGAATATGATTTATCCTACTGCCAGGATAGCACAGCCTGCCTAAAGTGCATATCAAGCTTCAGTCAAGAACTCGCGGAGGAGATCTCGAGGAAAAAGAAGGGGGAAATAAAGATTGAAAATTTTTCGAATACAAGCATTCTGAGATTCTGCGAGGAGAAGGAATGCAGGGGATGCATTAAGGTTAATTATCTTGATAATGAGAGGATTCTAAGGCTGGAGTCAACAGGATCCCTTTCCCCTCAGACAATTATTAGGCTCTCCCTCTCGGTACTGAGGGAGAAGCTGAAGCAGTTTGAGGATATACTGAACAAAATAGAGAGTGAGGCATAA
- a CDS encoding 50S ribosomal protein L18e, translating into MSRTGTTNLHRRKVIRGLRGLSAKTGQSLWERVAELLSSPRRRRIAVNLSKINRYSSSGEVIIVPGKVLGAGKIEKKITVIAESFSQKAFEKLNSAGCRILLLGETASSQEIASQLKGSRIKIIK; encoded by the coding sequence ATGAGCAGGACGGGAACAACGAACTTACACAGGAGAAAGGTTATAAGAGGACTGAGAGGCCTCTCTGCTAAAACAGGTCAAAGCCTATGGGAGAGAGTTGCAGAGCTCCTCAGCTCTCCAAGGAGAAGGAGAATTGCAGTTAATCTGTCTAAGATAAACAGGTATTCAAGCAGTGGAGAGGTAATTATTGTTCCTGGAAAAGTCCTCGGTGCTGGTAAGATTGAGAAGAAAATTACTGTTATTGCTGAGAGCTTTTCGCAGAAAGCATTTGAGAAATTGAACAGTGCAGGATGCAGAATCCTTTTACTTGGAGAAACTGCTAGCTCACAGGAAATTGCTTCGCAGTTGAAAGGATCAAGGATCAAAATAATCAAGTAG
- the rpsB gene encoding 30S ribosomal protein S2: MIPLSNEESKMKSEIESHALELLVPIDQYLAAGVHIGTYVCNKAIREFVYRIRPDGLYVLDVRKIDERLRVASKMIARYEPEKVVAVSVRQYGHQSVKKFSQYTRAKSITGRIIPGILTNPHLEYYMEPELVLVTDPRADQQIITEAFRIGIPVVAFSDTDNRIEGIDLVIPANNKGRRSLALLYWILTRQVLRERGELLPNADLPESPDAFETKIGGKA, encoded by the coding sequence GTGATTCCATTGTCAAATGAAGAAAGCAAGATGAAGAGTGAAATAGAGTCCCATGCTCTCGAGCTTCTAGTACCAATTGATCAGTACCTTGCAGCGGGAGTGCATATAGGAACGTATGTCTGCAACAAGGCAATAAGGGAGTTCGTCTACAGAATAAGACCAGATGGTCTCTATGTGCTGGATGTGAGGAAGATAGATGAGAGGCTGAGAGTTGCCTCCAAGATGATAGCTAGATACGAGCCAGAAAAGGTAGTAGCAGTCAGCGTTAGGCAGTACGGGCATCAATCCGTCAAGAAGTTTTCTCAGTACACAAGGGCAAAGAGCATAACTGGCAGAATCATCCCAGGGATCCTCACCAACCCGCATTTGGAGTACTACATGGAACCAGAGCTGGTTCTTGTAACAGATCCTAGGGCGGATCAGCAGATTATAACAGAGGCCTTCAGAATAGGAATTCCTGTAGTAGCTTTCAGCGATACTGATAACAGGATAGAGGGAATAGATCTCGTAATTCCTGCCAACAACAAGGGAAGAAGGAGCCTTGCCCTTCTCTATTGGATTCTGACGCGTCAGGTTCTGAGAGAGAGGGGAGAGCTGCTTCCAAATGCAGATCTTCCTGAGTCGCCCGATGCCTTCGAAACAAAAATTGGTGGAAAGGCTTGA
- a CDS encoding 50S ribosomal protein L13 gives MQAKEEEVFIDASGLILGRMASTIAKMLLQGKKVTVVNAEKAVLSGDMKRVVEGYRNLWKVRTFRNPEKQGMRRPRTPSGIVKRTVKGMLPNKPRGKEAYKNLKVYIGIPKELEGRNFLRLEEADSSKLKSKRITVGELARALGWGVKA, from the coding sequence ATGCAGGCAAAGGAAGAGGAAGTTTTCATAGACGCTTCAGGCTTAATATTGGGGAGAATGGCCTCCACAATAGCAAAGATGCTGCTTCAGGGAAAGAAGGTTACAGTAGTCAATGCTGAAAAGGCTGTTCTGAGCGGCGACATGAAGAGGGTTGTTGAGGGATACAGAAACCTATGGAAGGTGAGGACCTTCAGAAATCCCGAAAAGCAGGGAATGAGGAGGCCAAGAACTCCATCTGGTATAGTAAAGAGGACAGTGAAGGGCATGCTTCCAAATAAGCCAAGAGGGAAGGAAGCATATAAGAACCTGAAAGTTTATATAGGCATTCCCAAAGAGCTGGAGGGAAGGAATTTCTTGAGGCTAGAGGAGGCAGATTCCTCAAAGCTGAAATCCAAGCGAATAACTGTTGGTGAGCTCGCAAGAGCTCTAGGATGGGGTGTAAAAGCATGA